In Edaphobacter aggregans, the sequence CGCCCCGAGCAACCCCAGCCCCCGACCTCAAACCCAAGAGGTCCACACCTAAACCACCTGAATATAATACTTTGCATACTTAGACCAGAAGGGGGGACCTCACCCCACAGCAGGACGCTATCATCAAACCAGCAATGCTCACCGAACTCGACATCCTCCAGGCCCTCCGAGACTGCTACGACCCCGAACTCCCCTGCAACATCGTCGACCTCGGCCTCATCCGCTCCCTCACCATCCAGCCCGACCCCGAAGCCCCCGGCGCCAACATTCCCGGAGTCCCCCAAAAGCACCGCATCGACCTCACCCTCACCCTCACCAACCCCACCGAAGCCGCCGAATCCCAACTCCGCGCCCAGATCGCCAACCGCCTCGCCGGCCTCGAAACCGTCAGCCAAACTACCATCACCATCCTCCCCACTCCCGCCTGGACCCCCCAACAAATCACCCCTACCGGCCGCCGCATCCTCGGCCTCGACGGCAACCCCAACCTCATCCAGATCCGCTGAGACGCATGTCCAAACCTACTCATTCCGACCGGAGCACGAAGCGGGGAACAGAGAAACCCATCTCTTCACCCAAACCGTCAGCCCAGCCCAAACGCCCCCGCGACCTACTCCACCCGACCACCCACCCCATCCACCCCTTCGACCAGATCCACAACACCGACACCAGCGGCCTCGTCCCCGCGGGTCATCTCCTCACCGGCCACCCCAACGACGAGCACGTCACCGCCTACTACGCCGTCGCCCCCAGTATCCTCCGCACCCTCATTGACCGCTGGCGCCCCACCGCCCCCCATCCCATCTCCCACTACACCTTCGTCGACATCGGCGCCGGCAAAGGCCGAGCCATGCTGCTAGCCAGCGAACTTCCCTTCCACCAAATCATCGGCGTCGAACTCAACCCCGCCATGGCCGACATCGCCCAGCGCAATCTCGACCTCTGGCTCGTCGCCCACGCCGCCGACACCACCGCCCACCCCATAGCCCCCATCCGCCTCCACCAGCAAGACGCCCTCGACTTCGACCTCCCCCGAGCCCCCACCCTCGCCTTCCTCTTCCACCCCTTCGAAGCCCCAGTCTTCAAAGCCTTACTCCGACGCATCGAAGCACATTTCGCCAAGCGCCCCGGCACCTTCGACCTCCTCTACGTCAACGCCGAGTGCGCCGACATCCTCGACAACCACCCTGCCTTCACCCGCCTCTGGCACGGCAAAATCGAGATGACCCCCGAAGATCACGCTGCCGACCTCGAAGCCATAGCCCAACAAAAAGAGTACGGCTCCACCGGCGACGAAGAGTGCGCCATCTACCGCTACACCGGCCGCTCCAAACCTAACCGATAACAGCCGCCCACATCTGCCCTTGTCGTTGCCGTTGCCCATTGCAGTTGCAGTTGCAGTTGCAGTTGCAGTTGCAGTTGCTTGTCATTCTGAGCGCAGCGAAGAACCCCCGCATTTTGCCTGTGCCACCACGGCCCTCGCCACGTCGAAAACCTACCCCCGCCCCACCCGCACCAAAAACAACCGCTTATCCCCACCCACATGTTCAATCGAAATCTCCCCATCCGCCCGCGCCACCACGCTCGCGAACTTCTCCCCCCACTCCACCAGCACCAGAGCATCCGGCTCCTCCGCCATCTCCTCCAGCCCCAGCGTCAACAACTCCCGCTCCGTCTCCAACCGGTAAAGATCCAGGTGATAGAGCTTCACCTTTGGCCCAACATACTCATGCACCAGCGTAAACGTGGGACTCGTCACATCCTCTGCCTCCGCCGCCCCCAGCGCCGCTGCAATTCCCTTCACCAGCGTAGTCTTCCCCGCGCCCAGATCCCCGCGCAGCACAATCATCTTCGGAGCAGGCAGCAACATCTCCGCCACCCGCTCCCCCATCGCCAACGTCCCTGCCTCACTCCGCGTCTTAAACCGTTTCTCCTTCACACTCTCTCCCGTAAATCGCCGTCGACGAAGACTCACTTCCTCACAGTAGCAGTTGCGCCCTTGTGAATCGATCCTGCACTTATACTTAAGAATCAGGTTGCCTTAGATCTTGCACGCCAACCTGCCTTGAGGAGTTCATGGCCGTACTAATTGAAGCGATCAACATCAAGCGCAAGACCTTATTCGAGTTTGAAAACGCCCCATTCGCCTGTCTGGATTCGGACATCACCACCCCCACCGCTCGCGGCGGCCAGACCCTTGTTCGCCTCAAGATCCGTAACCTTCTCACTAGTGCGGTATTTGAAAAGACATTCAAGGCGAATGACAAGTTCAAGGAGCCGGACCTCCAATTGATCCCAGCCTCTTATCTCTACAGCGACGGCGATGGTTCTCACTTCCTCGATCAGGAGACCTATGAGACCCTCACCCTCGACGATGGAATGATCGGGAACGCGTTAGACTTCCTGATTGAAGGCGCATTGATTCAGCTGCACAAGTACAACGGCAATCCCATCGGCTTACAACTGCCCATGTTTGTCGAGCTGACCGTCGCCTACGCTGAACCCGCAGCGCGCGGCGACTCCTCAAGCGGCAGCGGAACCAAACTAGCCCGGTTGGAGACTGGCCTGGAACTCCGCGTCCCTCCCTTCATCAAAGAAGGAGAAAAGGTCAAAGTAGCGACCGAAAACGGCGAGTTCTCAGGAAGAGCATAAGCCCGCACGCGCTCGGGAGGCCCTGCACCTTTGCAGTAAATTTGAAGTGTGAGTTCAAGCACATTGAAGGTGTTCTGGTCATGGCACTCACACACACATGCCGAGCCACTCTCAGCAGGAGAAGTCTATTCCTGTTGATGGCCGTTCCCATCTTGGTGTGGGGACAGACGCGACAGCCTCAACCTCCCGCACCGCATCATGCCGTCGCCACCCGATCATCATCGCCCTCTCATACCAGCGATGACAATGTGAAAAACGACCTGGACAGCTGTCGCATTCATCAAGTGACCGGCCTTCCGGGAAGTCACCAGTTCGCCAGCGATTTTATTGAAACCATAGCCAGTGATCCCAAAGATCCTGACCTGATATGGGGTCTCACGGCGGACCTGAGCAATCAGGTTCCACCGCAGGATCAAGCCATGTACATCTCGAAATCCACCAATGGTGGCGCAACATGGACTCAGGTCGCGCGCATCGATTCCAAATACTTCGACGCGAAGATAGGCGAAGGCCTGCGCAACGGTCTAATCGTGTCGCCCGGTGGAACCTACTTTGTGATCACAACGCAACAAGGAGCCTTCCAGGTCATTCCTCAGCCAAATACGTCTGAGACCATGGTGAAAGCCATCGTGGGTCCTCGCGTTCCTGACACGCCTCCAAAGATGTCCATCACGAAAAAAGCAGGAGACCCCGTAAGGGCGAACGTTGTCGGAATGACATCCGACGAAAAACATCTCATCATCGGCTACGGCTACTTCGACCTCGACCCCAAGATGTTCAGCTACCACAAGGACAACGATGGCTCATGGATCGAAGACGGGCCTCTCCCTCCACTTCCAACCGACATGGATCTTCTCTCCATGCAGTTCGATGATCCCCAAAAAACGGATCCAGGCTTCCTCTACGTTGGAACCGGCGATCAGGTCTACCTCCTTAACCGCCGCACCATGAAATGGAGTCGAATTTACGGCGTAGGCGCGGACTCCGCAATCCATGGAATGAGCGTTGTCGGAGGCCTACACCTGGCAGCCTGTTGGGGAATCTACAACCCTTCAGGCCCAGGCACCGTACGCAGACTGATCAACGCGAGATTTCTCCTGCATCGAACGACAGATGAGACAGGTCCCAACCTTCGCGCCTACAGCATCGATGTCGACCCATCCAAACCAAACCGAGAAGTCGTAACCTCGCTCACAGGCGTGTACACAAGCGAGGACAATGGCGAAACCTGGAAAAGAATCAACGATCTTCCAGAAGAAGAATTCCGCTCCGCCCATTTCAACTCCAACGGAACCATCCTCGTCTCTGGAATCGCAGGTACGTTTCTGGTCAATCCATTTTCAAACGCCTGCACACCTCACCTTAAGGTTCGCAATAAATAGCTCCGCATCGCTCGCCTTTTGAAGGAAGCATGAGCGCTAAGCCCTCACTCTGAATAGCGAGAATGCCCTTCAAATCTGGTGGATGGCCTCCAAATAATCCTGGACGCCAGTGCAGACGATCTGGACGCCAATGCACAGCAGGATAAACGCCGAAAGCCGCAACACGACCATCGTTCCCGATGCGCCAAGCAAGCGCTCTGCGGCATTAGCGTAGCGATAGCAGATGTAAATGCTGATGCAAACCAGCGCGATGCCGACAAACGATGCAATCAAAACTCTGGGCGAAAGAAACGACGATGCGTGCAGCTCCGCAGGCAGGTGCGCGCCGAGCGTAATCGCAACCGAGATGGAGCCCGGGCCAACCGTGAGCGGCATCGTGTAGGGATAAAAAGCCCGATCAAGAACGCTGGAATCCTGCGCGCTGTTCGAGCGAGTGCTGGTCGAGTCCCGCGACAGCAGTGACCATCCCGTTACAGCCACGACAAGTCCTCCGCCGATCTGGACGGCGTAGATGGAGATGCCGAAGAAGGTAAGAATTTTGACTCCCCAGAGCAGCGAGCCAATCAACAGAAAGAAACAGTAGGTGGCAATTTTTCGTGCAAGCGCGCGATGCACCGCCGGCTCGAGTCCGCTGAAAACATTGAGGAGAACCGCAGCGGCGGCCAGTGGATTAACGACAGGAAAAAGCGCTGCGACCACGAGAATCGTGGCCTCGATGACGGTCGATGCACCATTATGAAGATCAATCACCGGCTGAGACTTCCTCGTTTATCTTGCGAGGCAACAAAGGGAAACAAAGAATGAAGCACTTGGTGAGCAAATATACATCTTAGCGGTGGGAGCGACGCAAAAGCTTTCTGCAAGGACGCTTGTAAGCCACTGCTCACGCTTCGGTGGAGCGACCTATTAATTACTGGTCCCCCGCAACCCACAAATCCAATCCGCCCCACTCTCATCTCTTACCCGATATCGAAACGCATCTGACAAATGTGTAACCGTATCGGTTGCAAGTACCGTATGCTCATCCATCGCATGAGCCGCAAAGTCCCCCGCCAGCCCATGCAGATAAACCGCAGCCTCCACAGCCCGCTTCACATCGTCAGGAAACTGAGCCAGCATCCCCGCCACAATCCCCGTCAAAATATCCCCACTCCCACCCTTAGCCATCGAAGGATTCCCCGTAGTATTCACCGCAATCGACCCATCCGGATGCGCCACCAGCGTCCTCCATCCCTTCAACACCAGCGTCAGCTTATGCTCCGTAGCAAACCGCCGAGCCAATCCCACCCGATCCGCCTCAACCTCTTTCACCGTCATCCCAACCAACCGAGCCATCTCCCCCGGATGCGGCGTCAGCACCATCACCCTACCCGACCCATCCAGCAAATCCGCCTTCCGCTCAAAAGCATTCAACGCATCCGCATCAATCACCATCGGAACCGTAGTCTTAGCCACCAGCCGTCGAGCAAACTCCGAAGCATCCCCCACCGTCCCCAACCCCGGCCCCACCGCCACCACGTTAATCCCCTTCATCAACCCCTCAAACCGCTCCCCCTCTAAATTCCCAAGCGAAACCCCATCAGCAACGAAACCGGGTGCCCCATATCTCGATTCTGAGATGTGGGCATCGTCCGAAGGACGACCGCTTTCCTCCAAAGGAGCCACCATCAACTCCGGAGCCACCCCCGCAACAATCCCCACCACCCGCTCCGGAACCGCCGCAGTCACCAACCCCGCCCCCGTCCTCAACGCCGCCAGCGAAGCCATCGCCGGAGCCCCAGCCTTTCCCCAACTCCCCCCCACCACCAGAACATGCCCAAACTTGCCTTTATTGGAATTCACTCCACGCGCCTTCTCCGCCACCACCTTCGAAGCTCCCGTCCACGTCAACGCCGAAGTAGAAACCACCGCCCCATCAGGAGACCCAATCCCCGCCACCACCACCGGCCCAAACGTCCCACGCGTCAGATGCCCAAACACATGAGCCATCTTCGGAGCGGTAAACGTCACAACCGCATCCGCCCGATACGCCCCCTCCACCGTCTGCTCCATCGAGTCCGAGTCCCACCCCGAAGGCACATCGACCGCAACCACCGGCACACTTAACCCCTCGACCATCTGCCGCAGCCCAGCCGCCAGCCCGCGTAGCGGAGGCTTGAACCCAGTCCCCACCACAGCATCCACCAATAACTCCGCATCCCCCAGAACATCGCTGCAAGCCTTAAGCCCAACCTCATCCACCACTTCGCGCATTGCCACCCCCGGAGCCTCATCACGAAGTCGCCTTAAAGCCGCCGCAGCCTCACCCTTCACCTCACCCATCCGCCCGAGCAGCACCACCCGCACCGTCCAGCCCGCCCCCGCCAGCACCCGAGCCGCAACAAACCCGTCTCCCCCATTGTTCCCCTTCCCACAAAGCACCGTCACCCGCTCCGACGCCCAATACTGCCGTAAGCAGAACCCAACCACCGCCCCACCAGCCGCCTCCATCAAATCCCCCAGCGGAACCCCAAACTCTTCAACCGTCCGCCGATCCGCCGCCCCCATCTCCGCTGCCGTCAGAATCTTCATCCCTACCTTCTACCCCATTCCCAAAAAAATAAAAAATGCGCTCAAACCAGCCGCACCCTCGCGACCCGATTTAAGCGCATCCACAAACCACACTTACCAGTCTTCGCACCGCTAGTTAACCAGCAAGTACCAACCGAAAAACCTACTCCGACGCCCCCACATCCCCAGCCTCAGCCACCGGCTGAACCTTAGGAATAAAGTAGCTCTTATCCCATAGCGCCTTATAGAAAGTCCCTGTTAATTCAGCAGCTTTCGGCCCAAACGTAGGTCGTCCACCCTCCAGAAAAAACACCGTAACAATCCGCCCGCTAGGCGTATCCGCATACGACCCAAACCACCCAAATCGAGTCCCATTATTCGAACAAGTCCCCGTCTTCCCCATCACCGGAAACTGGTTGAAATTAGCCCTTAAAGACCGCGCCGTGCCATACAAAACCGCACCTTGCATCCCATCTTCAATCTCAGGAATCAGTGGAGCAATATTTAAAGTCCGCTTCACTTTAGGCTCAAACATCGCAACATCCATCTGCGTCTCCGGATGCTGCAGATAATAAAGCGTTCCCCCATTCGCAATCGCCGCGACCAGCGCCCCAAGCTGTAGCGGAGTCATCGAAACGCTCTCGCCAAACGAGCACATCCGACCCACGCCACCCAGCGATGCCGGCAGTTCCTCATCCGGATAGATCCCCAACTGCTCACCTTGAATGTGGTAGCCGGCCAGTTCCCCCAAGCCAAATTGGTTCGCGTAATGTTTCACGCGCTCAAAGCCCAACGACCGCCCAAGTGTCTCAAAATAAGCATTATTAGAGTGCGCCAGCGCCTCGGTCATGGTCAGGTGATACTTCCCTCCCAGATTCACCGGCGTGTCCTTCCGCACAATCCCCTCTTCAAGCGCAGCCAGCGCCACCGTCAGCTTGATCGTCGAACAAGGCTCAGCCCCTCGTGACAAAGCCAGCTTCTGGTTCACCATCGCCAGAATCCGCCCATTATCGGGATTGATCGCCACCGCCGTCCCGTTCATGTTGCCCAGCGCCTCAATGGCCGCAGCGCGAACCACCGGATCTTCTCCCTCAGTCACATCGCCGAGCGTCAGATTATCGGCAAATGAGCTAGCAGAAAAATGTTCGTAGGACTTAGTCCGCCGCACTGCAAGCTTCGTCTTCGCACCACGCCCACGTCCATGCGATACAACAGTCTTTGAGGTCGCCACAGCGTGCGTACTCGCGTGGGCAGTCGCTTTACCAGCATGCGCGGTCGTCGTCTTCGCCTTAGTCGAAGTATGCGTCGTTTTCGCTGCGTGCTTCTTCGTTGTGGCGGTTGTCGTCGCACGCGCCCCCGCGCACAGTGCCAGGCTGCACAAAATCACGCCCAACATTCGCGCGTATCGCGGCATCGACAAACCTCCCGTCCGGGACAAAGCAATTCTTCTGCCATTATCTCCGGTCATTCTTGGAACGCTCTCATCCATCTGCACGAAGCGTGATGACACAAAGATATCAGCCATTCTATCGAAACCCCGAAGAAGCTATTTTAGTTGCTGCGACGTAAAAACGCCGGAATGTCGAGTTCATCCGGCTCCCCCTGTTCCACCGGCGCCGCTACCGTCCCACCAAAAGCCGCCGCCCGAATCACTGGATCCGCAACCGGCAACTCTCCCGTCCCACTCCAGGTGTCCTCCGATTGGACCCGCGCCACACTCGAAACGTGAGCCACTTCCCTATACCGCTCCGGCAACTTCGGCTTCTCTTCGTTGGCCTCATCCCGCGATCGGCTCGACCGGAAAAAATCGTCATCAAACACCGAAGCCGGCACTGGCACCAATTCCTGCTGAGTCTTTGCTACAACAGCACTTGCCTCCACGACGGAAGATACCGGTGATTCCTCTCTATCCTGGACCATCGGCGCCGCCCAAACCTCAGGTGCCGGCTCAGCAAAAGCCTCGCTGGCAAATCGCGGAGTCGTCGGCCGTGCATTTGTCACTCGCGGCTGAATCGGAACCTCATACCGCACCGTAGGCAACGTTGCCTCTGCCAGCATCCGCTCCCGTCGCTGCGGCATCTCCTGCTGCTTGAACCCCGTGGCAATGACGGTGATCTTCACTTCATCGCCCATCTTCTCGTCCTGCACCGCGCCGAAGATGATGTTCGCATCCTCATGCGCTGCATTCTGAATAATCGTCGAAGCCTCGTTCACCTCGCTCAATTTCAAACTGCTCGAGCCTGTGATGTTGATCAAAATTCCACGAGCCCCATCGATCGCACCAGCCTCCAGCAGCGGTGAAGCCATCGCAGCCATTGCCGCCTCTACCGCGCGATTCGCACCCGACCGCATCGCCGTTCCCATCACCGCATAGCCCATGCCAGCCATCGTCGTCTTCACATCGGCAAAGTCACGGTTGATCACGCCCGGAATCGTGATGATGTCCGAGATACCCTGAACGCCCTGCCGCAGCACATCATCCGCAATCCGGAAGCTCTCAAAGAACCCCGCATCCTTCGCTACGGCTAGCAACTTCTCATTCGGAATCACGATCACCGTATCGACCGACTCCAACAGCTCCTGCATCCCGCGCTCGGCCTGCATCATGCGCCGCTTGCCTTCAAACGCAAATGGCCGCGTCACTACTGCCACCGTCAGCGCGCCCATCTCGCTGGCCAGCGAAGCAATCACCGGAGCAGCGCCTGTCCCAGTGCCTCCGCCAAGTCCAGCCGTCACAAACACCATGTCCGCGCCCTCGAGCGCCTCAATAATCTTGTCCGAATCCTCAAGCGCAGCACGCCGCCCCACATCCGGATTCGCTCCTGCACCCAGACCACTCGTCAGCTTCACACCCAGCTGCAGCTTTACCGGAGCATTCGAAACCTGGAGCGCCTGCACATCCGTATTCGCAGCAATAAACTCGACGCCTTCAACATGCGCCGCGATCATGCGATTGACGGCATTATTCCCGCCGCCTCCAACACCAATCACCTTGATCTTCGCGCCATGCGGAATTTCATCGTGATAGTGAATGCGAATGTCGTCATCA encodes:
- a CDS encoding metal-sulfur cluster assembly factor, with protein sequence MLTELDILQALRDCYDPELPCNIVDLGLIRSLTIQPDPEAPGANIPGVPQKHRIDLTLTLTNPTEAAESQLRAQIANRLAGLETVSQTTITILPTPAWTPQQITPTGRRILGLDGNPNLIQIR
- a CDS encoding class I SAM-dependent methyltransferase, producing MSKPTHSDRSTKRGTEKPISSPKPSAQPKRPRDLLHPTTHPIHPFDQIHNTDTSGLVPAGHLLTGHPNDEHVTAYYAVAPSILRTLIDRWRPTAPHPISHYTFVDIGAGKGRAMLLASELPFHQIIGVELNPAMADIAQRNLDLWLVAHAADTTAHPIAPIRLHQQDALDFDLPRAPTLAFLFHPFEAPVFKALLRRIEAHFAKRPGTFDLLYVNAECADILDNHPAFTRLWHGKIEMTPEDHAADLEAIAQQKEYGSTGDEECAIYRYTGRSKPNR
- the tsaE gene encoding tRNA (adenosine(37)-N6)-threonylcarbamoyltransferase complex ATPase subunit type 1 TsaE, yielding MKEKRFKTRSEAGTLAMGERVAEMLLPAPKMIVLRGDLGAGKTTLVKGIAAALGAAEAEDVTSPTFTLVHEYVGPKVKLYHLDLYRLETERELLTLGLEEMAEEPDALVLVEWGEKFASVVARADGEISIEHVGGDKRLFLVRVGRG
- a CDS encoding elongation factor P; the protein is MAVLIEAINIKRKTLFEFENAPFACLDSDITTPTARGGQTLVRLKIRNLLTSAVFEKTFKANDKFKEPDLQLIPASYLYSDGDGSHFLDQETYETLTLDDGMIGNALDFLIEGALIQLHKYNGNPIGLQLPMFVELTVAYAEPAARGDSSSGSGTKLARLETGLELRVPPFIKEGEKVKVATENGEFSGRA
- a CDS encoding WD40/YVTN/BNR-like repeat-containing protein, yielding MAVPILVWGQTRQPQPPAPHHAVATRSSSPSHTSDDNVKNDLDSCRIHQVTGLPGSHQFASDFIETIASDPKDPDLIWGLTADLSNQVPPQDQAMYISKSTNGGATWTQVARIDSKYFDAKIGEGLRNGLIVSPGGTYFVITTQQGAFQVIPQPNTSETMVKAIVGPRVPDTPPKMSITKKAGDPVRANVVGMTSDEKHLIIGYGYFDLDPKMFSYHKDNDGSWIEDGPLPPLPTDMDLLSMQFDDPQKTDPGFLYVGTGDQVYLLNRRTMKWSRIYGVGADSAIHGMSVVGGLHLAACWGIYNPSGPGTVRRLINARFLLHRTTDETGPNLRAYSIDVDPSKPNREVVTSLTGVYTSEDNGETWKRINDLPEEEFRSAHFNSNGTILVSGIAGTFLVNPFSNACTPHLKVRNK
- a CDS encoding MarC family protein — encoded protein: MIDLHNGASTVIEATILVVAALFPVVNPLAAAAVLLNVFSGLEPAVHRALARKIATYCFFLLIGSLLWGVKILTFFGISIYAVQIGGGLVVAVTGWSLLSRDSTSTRSNSAQDSSVLDRAFYPYTMPLTVGPGSISVAITLGAHLPAELHASSFLSPRVLIASFVGIALVCISIYICYRYANAAERLLGASGTMVVLRLSAFILLCIGVQIVCTGVQDYLEAIHQI
- a CDS encoding NAD(P)H-hydrate dehydratase codes for the protein MKILTAAEMGAADRRTVEEFGVPLGDLMEAAGGAVVGFCLRQYWASERVTVLCGKGNNGGDGFVAARVLAGAGWTVRVVLLGRMGEVKGEAAAALRRLRDEAPGVAMREVVDEVGLKACSDVLGDAELLVDAVVGTGFKPPLRGLAAGLRQMVEGLSVPVVAVDVPSGWDSDSMEQTVEGAYRADAVVTFTAPKMAHVFGHLTRGTFGPVVVAGIGSPDGAVVSTSALTWTGASKVVAEKARGVNSNKGKFGHVLVVGGSWGKAGAPAMASLAALRTGAGLVTAAVPERVVGIVAGVAPELMVAPLEESGRPSDDAHISESRYGAPGFVADGVSLGNLEGERFEGLMKGINVVAVGPGLGTVGDASEFARRLVAKTTVPMVIDADALNAFERKADLLDGSGRVMVLTPHPGEMARLVGMTVKEVEADRVGLARRFATEHKLTLVLKGWRTLVAHPDGSIAVNTTGNPSMAKGGSGDILTGIVAGMLAQFPDDVKRAVEAAVYLHGLAGDFAAHAMDEHTVLATDTVTHLSDAFRYRVRDESGADWICGLRGTSN
- a CDS encoding penicillin-binding transpeptidase domain-containing protein; translation: MPRYARMLGVILCSLALCAGARATTTATTKKHAAKTTHTSTKAKTTTAHAGKATAHASTHAVATSKTVVSHGRGRGAKTKLAVRRTKSYEHFSASSFADNLTLGDVTEGEDPVVRAAAIEALGNMNGTAVAINPDNGRILAMVNQKLALSRGAEPCSTIKLTVALAALEEGIVRKDTPVNLGGKYHLTMTEALAHSNNAYFETLGRSLGFERVKHYANQFGLGELAGYHIQGEQLGIYPDEELPASLGGVGRMCSFGESVSMTPLQLGALVAAIANGGTLYYLQHPETQMDVAMFEPKVKRTLNIAPLIPEIEDGMQGAVLYGTARSLRANFNQFPVMGKTGTCSNNGTRFGWFGSYADTPSGRIVTVFFLEGGRPTFGPKAAELTGTFYKALWDKSYFIPKVQPVAEAGDVGASE
- the ftsZ gene encoding cell division protein FtsZ, translating into MPNLPDDDIRIHYHDEIPHGAKIKVIGVGGGGNNAVNRMIAAHVEGVEFIAANTDVQALQVSNAPVKLQLGVKLTSGLGAGANPDVGRRAALEDSDKIIEALEGADMVFVTAGLGGGTGTGAAPVIASLASEMGALTVAVVTRPFAFEGKRRMMQAERGMQELLESVDTVIVIPNEKLLAVAKDAGFFESFRIADDVLRQGVQGISDIITIPGVINRDFADVKTTMAGMGYAVMGTAMRSGANRAVEAAMAAMASPLLEAGAIDGARGILINITGSSSLKLSEVNEASTIIQNAAHEDANIIFGAVQDEKMGDEVKITVIATGFKQQEMPQRRERMLAEATLPTVRYEVPIQPRVTNARPTTPRFASEAFAEPAPEVWAAPMVQDREESPVSSVVEASAVVAKTQQELVPVPASVFDDDFFRSSRSRDEANEEKPKLPERYREVAHVSSVARVQSEDTWSGTGELPVADPVIRAAAFGGTVAAPVEQGEPDELDIPAFLRRSN